A region of Crenobacter cavernae DNA encodes the following proteins:
- a CDS encoding serine/threonine protein kinase has protein sequence MDTLAPPFAGLTPDCLLTALETLGLPVSGQLLALNSYENRVYQVGVDDAPPVVAKFYRPARWTDEQILEEHNFVLELAEREIPVVAPLSFCGKTLSEHAGFRFAVYPRRGGRAPETDRPDVLEWLGRFLGRIHAAGAIRPFATRPTLNIDSFGAEPIAFLENSDFVPQELREVYFGVARQALDGVARGFERAGDVNTLRLHGDCHASNVLWTDAGPHFVDFDDARMGPAVQDLWMLLSGERDEQSRQLADLLAGYEDFCEFDTRELYLVEALRTLRLIHYSAWLARRWNDPAFPAAFPWFGTQRYWQDRILELREQIALMDEPPLWPV, from the coding sequence ATGGATACCCTCGCCCCGCCGTTCGCCGGCCTCACGCCCGACTGCCTGCTCACCGCGCTGGAGACGCTCGGCCTGCCGGTCAGCGGCCAGCTGTTGGCGCTGAACAGCTACGAAAACCGCGTCTACCAGGTCGGCGTCGACGACGCGCCGCCCGTCGTCGCCAAGTTCTACCGCCCGGCGCGCTGGACGGATGAACAGATTCTCGAGGAACACAACTTTGTTCTTGAGCTCGCCGAGCGCGAGATCCCGGTGGTCGCGCCGTTGTCCTTCTGCGGCAAGACCTTGTCGGAACATGCGGGTTTCCGCTTCGCCGTCTATCCGCGGCGGGGCGGCCGCGCGCCCGAAACCGACCGCCCCGACGTGCTCGAATGGCTCGGCCGTTTCCTCGGCCGCATCCACGCGGCAGGCGCCATAAGGCCGTTCGCGACTCGGCCGACCTTGAACATCGACAGCTTCGGCGCCGAGCCGATCGCCTTCCTGGAGAACAGCGACTTCGTGCCGCAAGAATTGCGCGAGGTCTATTTCGGCGTCGCGCGCCAGGCGCTGGACGGCGTCGCGCGCGGCTTCGAGCGCGCCGGTGACGTAAACACGCTGCGCCTGCACGGCGACTGCCACGCGAGCAACGTGCTGTGGACCGACGCCGGCCCGCACTTCGTCGACTTCGACGACGCGCGCATGGGCCCGGCGGTGCAGGATCTGTGGATGTTGTTGTCGGGCGAAAGGGACGAGCAGAGCCGGCAGTTGGCCGATTTGCTCGCCGGCTATGAGGACTTCTGCGAATTCGACACGCGCGAGCTGTACCTGGTCGAGGCGCTCAGGACGCTCAGGCTGATCCACTACAGCGCGTGGCTCGCGCGGCGCTGGAACGACCCGGCCTTCCCGGCCGCCTTCCCGTGGTTCGGCACGCAGCGCTACTGGCAGGACCGCATTCTGGAACTGCGCGAGCAGATCGCGCTGATGGACGAGCCGCCGCTGTGGCCGGTGTAA
- a CDS encoding MFS transporter has protein sequence MTAELPADTPALRHHRPFLAFWFARVFTTGGFQMLSVAIGWQMYALTGSALDLGLVGLVQFLPRVLLVLVTGDVADRFDRRRVLGVSLLVQAAVAFWLAAGSAGLSVSRELIFFLAAVIGTARSFDMPTMQALLPNVVPPKLLSPAIAAAAAATEAATIIAPALGGFLYAAGAPVAYGVGTVVYLIAALLVLNISARPQTPRDEKLTLDSLFAGVRFIRSRPDILGAISLDLFAVLLGGATALLPVYARDILHTGPWGLGLLRAAPALGALAMSAWLIRHPIRRRVGRVMFAAVGVFGVATVVFGVSTSFWLSMAVLVILGASDMVSVVIRASFVQLETPDAMRGRVGSVNSLFIGASNQLGEFESGATAALMGTVPAVVAGGLGTLAVVAIWMKCFPSLAHRDRLSGPE, from the coding sequence ATGACCGCCGAACTCCCCGCCGACACGCCCGCGCTGCGTCACCACCGTCCCTTCCTCGCCTTCTGGTTCGCGCGCGTGTTCACCACCGGCGGCTTCCAGATGCTGTCGGTGGCGATAGGCTGGCAGATGTACGCGCTGACCGGCAGCGCGCTCGACCTCGGCCTCGTCGGCCTGGTGCAGTTCCTGCCGCGCGTGCTGCTGGTCTTGGTGACCGGCGACGTCGCCGACCGTTTCGACCGGCGCCGTGTGCTCGGCGTCAGCCTGCTGGTGCAGGCGGCGGTGGCCTTCTGGCTCGCGGCGGGCAGCGCGGGCTTAAGCGTCAGCCGCGAGCTGATCTTCTTTCTGGCCGCCGTGATCGGCACCGCGCGCTCGTTCGACATGCCGACGATGCAGGCGTTGCTGCCCAACGTCGTGCCACCCAAGCTGCTCTCGCCGGCGATCGCCGCGGCGGCGGCGGCGACCGAGGCGGCGACCATCATCGCGCCGGCGCTGGGCGGCTTCCTCTACGCGGCTGGCGCACCGGTCGCCTACGGCGTCGGCACGGTCGTCTATCTGATCGCGGCTCTGCTGGTGCTGAACATCTCCGCGCGCCCGCAGACGCCGCGCGACGAGAAGTTGACGCTCGATTCGCTGTTCGCCGGCGTGCGCTTCATCAGGAGCCGGCCGGACATCCTCGGCGCGATCTCGCTCGACCTGTTCGCGGTGCTGCTCGGCGGCGCGACCGCGCTGTTGCCGGTGTACGCGCGCGATATTTTGCACACCGGGCCGTGGGGGCTGGGGCTGTTGCGCGCGGCGCCGGCCCTCGGCGCGCTGGCGATGTCGGCGTGGCTGATACGGCATCCGATCCGGCGCCGCGTTGGCCGCGTGATGTTCGCTGCGGTCGGTGTCTTCGGCGTCGCGACGGTGGTGTTCGGCGTGTCGACGTCGTTCTGGCTGTCGATGGCGGTGCTCGTCATCCTCGGCGCGTCGGACATGGTCAGCGTGGTGATCCGCGCATCCTTCGTGCAGCTGGAAACGCCCGACGCGATGCGCGGCCGCGTCGGCTCGGTCAATTCGCTGTTCATCGGCGCGTCGAACCAGCTCGGCGAATTCGAGTCGGGGGCGACCGCGGCGCTGATGGGCACGGTGCCGGCGGTGGTGGCGGGCGGGCTGGGGACGCTGGCGGTGGTGGCGATCTGGATGAAGTGCTTCCCATCGCTGGCGCACCGCGACCGGCTGTCCGGTCCGGAATGA